A window of the Balaenoptera acutorostrata chromosome 13, mBalAcu1.1, whole genome shotgun sequence genome harbors these coding sequences:
- the LOC103011021 gene encoding 60S ribosomal protein L31-like, with amino-acid sequence MAPAKKGGEKKKGRFTIDEVVTREYTINIHRCFHGMGFKERDSRALREIRKFAMKEMGTPDVRIDARLNKAIWAKEIRNVPYRIHVRLSRKYDGDEDSPNKL; translated from the coding sequence ATGGCTCCTGCAAAGAAGGGTGGTGAGAAGAAGAAGGGCCGCTTCACCATCGACGAGGTGGTGACCAGAGAATACACCATCAACATTCACAGGTGCTTCCACGGAATGGGTTTCAAGGAACGTGACTCTCGGGCACTCAGAGAAATCCGGAAATTTGCAATGAAGGAGATGGGAACTCCAGATGTACGCATTGACGCCAGGCTCAACAAAGCCATCTGGGCCAAAGAAATAAGgaatgttccataccgtatccATGTGCGGTTGTCCAGAAAGTATGACGGCGATGAAGATTCACCAAACAAGCTCTAA